In a genomic window of Vicinamibacteria bacterium:
- a CDS encoding carboxypeptidase-like regulatory domain-containing protein, whose protein sequence is MSKMGRLLRGMIAATVLLAGCEAESPSPGVAIDEDDIGGVVSSTKGPEAGVWVIAETSDLETMFVRVVVTDDQGRYVVPDLPPANYQVWVRGYGLADSRKVSAKPGDHADLTAEIAPDAAAAAKVYPAAYWYAMMDLPDEAELEKVTGGKNAYLMWMKNMGCVGCHQMGQLATRALPEGIGEFESSEQAWLRRISSGQAGGQMARQAEQLLAGLPIKYLADWTDRIAAGELPAQAPERPTGRERNVVATIRDWSNAKAYMHDLSGTDRRNPTVNGYGLLYGAPELSTDEIPILDPVANTDTVYHAPARDEDTPTTHDDPVVAPSPYWGDEAIWDSQTNIHNPMLDHRGRVWLTARIRGPDNPEFCREGSEHPSARLFPTERSSRHLAMLDPETQEYTFVDTCFSTHHLQFAYDEDNTLWTSGDRQVVGWLNTKVFDETGDAAAAQGWSPLVLDTNGNGQRDEWVEPEDDLDPNLDKRVPKGFYAVMPNPADGSVWGSNTFYYPGSLTRYDPETGLAETYNPPLPGFGLRGADIDTDGVVWASLGSGHLGEFDRRKCKGPLNGPNATGDHCPEGWTFHDLPGPSFPEAPGFSVESSYYTWVDQHDTLGLGRNVPIATGNLFDGVHALVEGEFVTLRVPYPLGFYTKGFEGRIDDPDAGWKGRGLWVPEGDRTPWLKETGKGSRPIVVHFQMRPDPLAK, encoded by the coding sequence ATGTCGAAGATGGGCCGGCTCCTACGAGGAATGATCGCGGCGACAGTGCTCTTGGCCGGGTGCGAGGCCGAATCACCATCTCCAGGTGTCGCGATCGATGAAGACGACATCGGAGGGGTGGTGAGCAGCACCAAGGGTCCCGAGGCCGGGGTCTGGGTGATTGCCGAGACCAGCGACCTCGAGACGATGTTCGTTCGGGTCGTCGTGACCGATGACCAGGGTCGTTACGTGGTGCCCGACCTGCCCCCGGCAAACTATCAGGTCTGGGTTCGTGGCTACGGGCTGGCCGACTCGAGAAAGGTCTCGGCCAAGCCCGGCGATCACGCGGATCTCACCGCGGAGATCGCGCCCGATGCTGCCGCAGCCGCGAAAGTCTACCCTGCCGCCTACTGGTACGCGATGATGGATCTTCCCGATGAGGCCGAGCTCGAGAAGGTCACGGGTGGCAAGAATGCCTACCTGATGTGGATGAAGAACATGGGTTGCGTCGGCTGTCATCAGATGGGCCAACTCGCGACCCGCGCCCTGCCCGAAGGGATTGGGGAGTTCGAGTCATCGGAGCAGGCCTGGCTACGCCGGATCTCCTCGGGCCAGGCGGGTGGCCAGATGGCTCGCCAGGCGGAGCAGCTCCTTGCCGGATTGCCGATCAAGTACCTCGCGGACTGGACCGACCGCATCGCCGCGGGGGAGCTGCCGGCTCAGGCTCCCGAGCGTCCGACCGGCCGCGAGCGCAACGTCGTCGCCACCATCCGGGACTGGTCCAACGCCAAAGCTTACATGCACGATCTTTCCGGTACCGACCGTCGCAATCCGACGGTCAACGGATACGGACTGCTGTATGGCGCGCCCGAGCTCAGCACCGATGAGATTCCCATCCTCGATCCCGTCGCCAATACCGACACCGTCTACCACGCCCCCGCCCGGGACGAAGACACGCCGACCACTCACGACGACCCGGTCGTCGCACCGTCGCCGTACTGGGGCGACGAAGCCATCTGGGACAGCCAGACGAACATCCACAATCCGATGCTCGACCACCGAGGCCGCGTATGGCTGACGGCGCGGATACGCGGGCCGGACAATCCGGAGTTCTGCCGGGAGGGCTCGGAACACCCATCGGCACGGCTCTTCCCCACCGAGCGATCGAGCCGGCATCTGGCGATGCTCGACCCCGAAACTCAGGAATACACCTTCGTCGACACCTGCTTCAGCACCCATCACCTGCAGTTCGCTTACGACGAAGACAACACCCTCTGGACCAGCGGCGATCGTCAGGTGGTTGGCTGGTTGAACACGAAGGTATTCGATGAGACCGGAGACGCGGCCGCAGCCCAGGGCTGGTCGCCGTTAGTGCTGGACACGAACGGAAACGGCCAGCGAGACGAATGGGTGGAGCCCGAAGACGATCTGGATCCGAACCTCGACAAGCGCGTTCCCAAGGGTTTCTACGCGGTCATGCCGAATCCGGCCGATGGGTCCGTCTGGGGCTCCAATACTTTCTATTACCCAGGGTCCCTGACCCGATACGATCCGGAAACTGGATTGGCGGAGACCTACAATCCGCCCTTGCCTGGCTTTGGGTTACGCGGCGCGGACATCGACACCGACGGCGTCGTCTGGGCGTCGCTCGGCAGTGGCCACCTGGGTGAGTTCGACCGCCGCAAGTGCAAGGGGCCCTTGAACGGACCGAACGCGACCGGAGATCACTGTCCCGAGGGCTGGACCTTTCACGATCTGCCCGGCCCGTCCTTTCCCGAAGCTCCCGGGTTCAGCGTCGAGTCGAGCTACTACACCTGGGTGGATCAGCACGACACGCTGGGCCTCGGAAGAAACGTGCCCATCGCCACGGGAAACCTCTTCGACGGCGTCCATGCGCTGGTCGAGGGCGAGTTCGTCACCCTGCGAGTCCCCTATCCGCTCGGCTTCTATACCAAGGGATTCGAGGGCCGCATCGACGATCCCGATGCCGGCTGGAAAGGCCGCGGGTTATGGGTTCCCGAAGGAGATCGCACCCCGTGGCTGAAAGAGACCGGCAAGGGCAGCCGGCCAATCGTCGTTCATTTCCAGATGCGTCCGGATCCGCTGGCGAAGTAG